The Streptomyces avermitilis MA-4680 = NBRC 14893 genome contains a region encoding:
- a CDS encoding ABC transporter permease, with amino-acid sequence MLRFLIRRTLGAGVILFLLSIVAFLLFFGMPRDPGLLMCGKTCTPANLANIHHVLGLDKSIPEQYWIFLHNLVLGSEEFTQGPCPAPCFGYSYHTNEEVWGTLMDRLPTTVSLTLGACVFFLLIGLGTGLLAAWKRGTLIDKTVTAGSMVLSSMQIYFLGPLALAALVYQTHLFDKPAYHEFTANPVTWFTGLIIPWVVLSTIFAAQYTRMARSSMIEQLQEEHVRTARAKGMSRKYVFFRYAWRGSLIPIVTIFGIDLGSLLGGAIITEYTFGLPGLGQLAVQSVFFSDLPLLLGVMLFSAAMILLFNIIVDACYAFIDPRVRLS; translated from the coding sequence ATGCTGCGCTTCCTCATTCGCCGGACACTCGGCGCCGGCGTCATCCTCTTTCTGCTGAGCATCGTCGCGTTCCTGCTGTTCTTCGGAATGCCGCGTGATCCCGGACTGCTGATGTGCGGGAAGACGTGCACGCCGGCGAACCTCGCGAACATCCACCATGTGCTCGGCCTCGACAAGTCGATCCCCGAGCAGTACTGGATCTTCCTGCACAACCTCGTGCTGGGCAGCGAGGAATTCACCCAGGGCCCTTGCCCCGCCCCGTGCTTCGGCTACTCGTACCACACCAACGAGGAGGTCTGGGGCACCCTGATGGACCGCCTGCCGACCACCGTCTCCCTGACGCTGGGCGCGTGCGTCTTCTTCCTGCTCATCGGCCTCGGCACCGGACTGCTCGCCGCCTGGAAGCGCGGCACGCTGATCGACAAGACCGTCACGGCCGGGTCGATGGTGCTCAGTTCGATGCAGATCTACTTCCTGGGCCCGCTGGCGCTGGCCGCTCTCGTGTACCAGACCCACCTCTTCGACAAGCCCGCCTACCACGAGTTCACCGCGAACCCGGTCACCTGGTTCACCGGACTGATCATCCCGTGGGTCGTGCTGTCGACCATCTTCGCCGCGCAGTACACACGTATGGCGCGCTCGTCGATGATCGAGCAGCTCCAGGAGGAGCACGTACGCACCGCCCGCGCCAAGGGCATGTCGCGCAAGTACGTCTTCTTCCGCTACGCCTGGCGCGGTTCGCTGATCCCCATCGTCACCATCTTCGGCATCGACCTCGGCTCCCTGCTGGGCGGCGCGATCATCACCGAGTACACCTTCGGTCTGCCGGGTCTCGGCCAACTGGCGGTGCAGTCGGTGTTCTTCAGCGATCTGCCGCTGCTGCTCGGGGTGATGCTGTTCTCCGCCGCCATGATCCTGCTGTTCAACATCATCGTGGATGCCTGCTACGCCTTCATCGACCCGCGCGTGCGGCTGTCCTAG
- a CDS encoding GNAT family N-acetyltransferase encodes MATPPGSPDPHGPGGSSHRLRLEKVTPDNIDAAIALKVGPGQERFVSPVVKSLAEAYVHPATAWPRLVYDGDELVGFVMAFFDIRFNPDDPDDRPRSGLWRLNIGHGRQGRGYGRFAVDAVRAEIRRRGGSRVTVTWAEGEGGPEPFYLRLGFRRTGEISGDQVVGELDLAGA; translated from the coding sequence ATGGCCACACCGCCCGGCTCGCCCGACCCGCACGGGCCGGGCGGCTCTTCGCACCGGCTGCGCCTGGAGAAGGTGACCCCGGACAACATCGACGCGGCGATCGCCCTGAAGGTCGGGCCCGGCCAGGAGCGGTTCGTGTCCCCGGTGGTGAAGTCGCTCGCCGAGGCGTACGTGCACCCCGCGACGGCCTGGCCCCGGCTCGTTTACGACGGTGACGAACTCGTCGGGTTCGTGATGGCCTTCTTCGACATCCGCTTCAACCCCGACGACCCGGACGACCGCCCCCGGTCCGGCCTCTGGCGCCTCAACATCGGGCACGGCCGGCAGGGGCGCGGGTACGGCCGCTTCGCCGTGGACGCCGTCCGCGCGGAGATCCGCCGCCGCGGCGGGTCCCGGGTCACCGTCACCTGGGCGGAGGGCGAGGGCGGCCCCGAGCCGTTCTATCTCCGCCTCGGCTTCCGGCGAACCGGGGAGATCAGCGGGGACCAGGTCGTGGGCGAGCTGGACCTGGCCGGGGCCTGA
- a CDS encoding DinB family protein, with protein MTRTDTPPAWDERTQLATFLDYVRATARAKCEGVSPEDAVKAPLPGSPLMTLSGVVNHLRWVEYWWFQVVFLGEEDEGPWTDEDPDREMRIAVDMPPADVLAEYEEQCARYRELVAEHDLDATAKRPIRDGRHVDLRWVILHLIEETARHNGHLDIIRELVDGETGA; from the coding sequence ATGACACGAACCGATACGCCTCCCGCCTGGGACGAGCGCACGCAGCTGGCCACCTTCCTCGACTACGTACGTGCCACCGCCCGGGCCAAGTGCGAGGGCGTCTCGCCCGAGGACGCCGTCAAGGCACCGTTGCCCGGCTCCCCGCTGATGACGCTGAGCGGAGTGGTCAACCACCTCCGCTGGGTGGAGTACTGGTGGTTCCAGGTGGTGTTCCTGGGCGAGGAGGACGAGGGTCCCTGGACGGACGAGGACCCCGACCGCGAGATGCGCATCGCCGTGGACATGCCGCCGGCGGACGTCCTGGCCGAGTACGAGGAACAGTGCGCCCGCTACCGGGAGCTGGTCGCGGAGCATGACCTGGACGCCACCGCCAAGCGCCCCATCCGCGACGGCCGCCATGTCGACCTGCGCTGGGTGATCCTGCACCTCATCGAGGAAACGGCCCGCCACAACGGCCACCTGGACATCATCCGCGAGCTGGTCGACGGCGAGACGGGAGCCTGA
- a CDS encoding VOC family protein: MGETSRLTPVIHNITFDCTGDPYDVGLFWSALLGRPLDDDDKPGDPAALIRDPDGGPSLLFLRVPEGKSVKNRIHFDLRPRGCTRDEEVERALGLGARKVADHTRPDGTGWVLLADPEGNEFCVERGDAERAEKD, from the coding sequence ATGGGCGAGACGAGCCGGTTGACGCCGGTCATCCACAACATCACCTTCGACTGCACCGGCGACCCGTACGACGTCGGGCTCTTCTGGAGCGCCCTGCTCGGCCGGCCGCTGGACGACGACGACAAGCCCGGTGACCCGGCGGCGCTGATCCGCGACCCCGACGGCGGCCCGAGCCTGCTCTTCCTGCGCGTCCCGGAGGGCAAGTCGGTGAAGAACCGGATCCACTTCGATCTCCGGCCCCGCGGATGCACCCGGGACGAAGAGGTCGAGCGGGCCCTCGGGCTCGGGGCACGGAAGGTCGCCGACCACACCCGTCCCGACGGCACCGGCTGGGTCCTCCTGGCCGACCCCGAGGGCAACGAGTTCTGCGTGGAACGCGGGGACGCCGAACGCGCGGAGAAGGACTGA
- a CDS encoding LuxR family transcriptional regulator, which translates to MTEYDEQDEHHDLGRAARPGDFELPDVSGFDLLQYRESLTQGRRPREETSQALLRLHLLHPVSEASDVCVPVSPSAAVDALVAPLEEERLKLRKKINDIRSAMAAFDAVHSEVRSKEAVPLTLLVGGAAISASVTSSARASEREIITVQPGGSRPPELLAETMELNMSLLARGVRQRTLYQHSIRKHQLTMDYSRQVVAAGAEIRTVTEIFERLIICDDTVAYIPTNDERANEALEIRHPALIRYLRAGFERAWEGAEPISPADPLPKRAREDAILVRIAQLLVDGHTDESISQRLGIGVRTVAKRISTLSGRLGSRSRGQLGYLIARSGMLDEPSPPAPPAPPSG; encoded by the coding sequence ATGACTGAATACGACGAACAAGACGAACATCACGACCTCGGCCGGGCCGCGCGCCCCGGCGACTTCGAGCTCCCCGACGTCAGCGGTTTCGATCTGCTCCAGTACCGGGAGTCCCTCACGCAGGGCAGGCGCCCGCGGGAGGAGACGTCTCAGGCGCTGCTCCGTCTGCATCTGCTGCACCCCGTGTCCGAGGCGTCGGACGTGTGCGTCCCGGTGTCCCCGAGCGCCGCGGTGGACGCGCTGGTCGCACCGCTGGAAGAAGAGCGGCTGAAGCTGCGCAAGAAGATCAACGACATCCGGTCCGCCATGGCGGCCTTCGACGCGGTGCACTCGGAGGTCCGCAGCAAGGAGGCGGTCCCGCTGACTCTGCTGGTCGGCGGCGCCGCGATCAGCGCCTCGGTGACGAGTTCCGCCCGCGCCAGCGAGCGGGAGATCATCACGGTACAGCCAGGTGGCAGTCGTCCGCCCGAACTTCTGGCCGAGACGATGGAGTTGAACATGTCCCTGCTGGCCCGCGGCGTCCGGCAGCGCACGCTCTACCAGCACTCGATCCGCAAGCACCAGCTCACGATGGACTACAGCCGTCAGGTGGTGGCGGCCGGTGCCGAGATCCGGACAGTGACCGAGATCTTCGAGCGGCTCATCATCTGCGACGACACCGTGGCGTACATCCCCACCAACGACGAGCGCGCCAACGAGGCCCTGGAGATCCGGCACCCCGCACTGATCCGCTATCTGCGGGCCGGTTTCGAGCGGGCCTGGGAGGGGGCGGAACCCATCAGCCCGGCCGATCCGCTGCCGAAGCGGGCCCGCGAGGACGCCATTCTGGTGCGGATCGCCCAACTGCTCGTCGACGGTCACACCGACGAGTCCATCAGTCAGCGGCTCGGCATCGGGGTGCGGACGGTGGCCAAGCGGATCAGCACGCTCTCCGGCCGGCTCGGCAGCCGCAGCCGGGGACAGCTCGGCTATCTGATAGCCCGCTCCGGAATGCTCGACGAGCCCTCTCCCCCTGCCCCGCCGGCTCCTCCCTCGGGCTGA
- a CDS encoding ABC transporter permease, with translation MTSPLEVEGGGPSVVADDEKDPKKGSGAAQLVGRSPGRLMWIRYKRDRAGVISAYVVGFFFLLGLLSPLISKLYGKNPYTVYADERPELFDSAGVPVQPNGGISGEFWFGLEPGNGYDVFTKLIYGIRTSLMISIAVTITVVLTGILLGVAAGYLGGKADFFISRVIDFLLAFPSQLFFIASMPVVVSLFVSPRDETPTYVRVVALIAVQWFLGWMSLARILRGTSLSLREREFIEAARVSGASPWRIIRKEILPNVVTPLLVQSTYLLPNFVTIEAGLSFLGVGIVEPTPDWGQMFAKASTELVLQNDITYMFFPGVSMIIFVVAFNLLGDSVRDAFDPKTAR, from the coding sequence ATGACGAGTCCTCTTGAGGTCGAGGGCGGCGGTCCGTCGGTCGTCGCGGACGACGAGAAAGACCCCAAGAAGGGGTCGGGGGCCGCGCAGTTGGTGGGCCGATCGCCTGGCCGGCTGATGTGGATCCGCTACAAACGCGACCGTGCCGGAGTGATCTCCGCCTACGTCGTCGGCTTCTTCTTCCTCCTCGGCCTGCTCTCCCCGCTGATCTCCAAGCTGTACGGCAAGAACCCGTACACCGTGTACGCGGACGAGCGCCCGGAGCTGTTCGACAGTGCCGGCGTGCCGGTGCAGCCCAACGGCGGTATCAGCGGCGAGTTCTGGTTCGGGCTCGAACCCGGCAACGGCTACGACGTCTTCACCAAGCTGATCTACGGCATCCGCACCTCGCTGATGATCTCCATCGCGGTGACGATCACGGTCGTGCTCACCGGCATCCTGCTCGGGGTCGCGGCGGGTTACCTCGGCGGCAAAGCAGACTTCTTCATCAGCCGGGTGATCGACTTCCTGCTGGCCTTCCCGTCGCAGCTGTTCTTCATCGCGAGCATGCCGGTGGTGGTCTCCCTCTTCGTGAGCCCGCGCGACGAGACACCGACGTATGTGCGGGTCGTCGCCCTCATCGCGGTCCAGTGGTTCCTGGGCTGGATGAGCCTCGCCCGTATCCTGCGCGGCACGAGTCTGTCCCTGCGGGAGCGCGAGTTCATCGAGGCGGCCCGGGTCAGCGGGGCGTCCCCCTGGCGCATCATCCGCAAGGAGATCCTGCCCAACGTGGTGACACCGCTCCTGGTGCAGTCCACGTATCTGCTCCCGAACTTCGTCACGATCGAGGCCGGCCTGTCCTTCCTCGGCGTCGGCATCGTCGAACCGACGCCCGACTGGGGTCAGATGTTCGCCAAGGCGTCGACCGAGCTCGTGCTCCAGAACGACATCACCTACATGTTCTTCCCCGGCGTCTCGATGATCATCTTCGTCGTCGCGTTCAACCTGCTCGGGGACTCGGTCAGGGATGCCTTCGATCCCAAGACGGCGCGCTGA
- a CDS encoding ABC transporter ATP-binding protein, translating into MTTVTKESGVPSPSDAGAFLSVRDLHVRFKTEDGVVKAVDGLSFDLERGQTLGIVGESGSGKSVTNLTILGLHNPMFTEIDGEIVLEGQELITARESELEKLRGNKVAMIFQDPLTALSPYYTVGRQIAEPFMKHTGASRKTAWDRAVEMLGKVGIPRPKDRAKDYPHQFSGGMRQRAMIAMALVCDPDLLIADEPTTALDVTVQAQILDLLKDLQQEFGSAIIFITHDLGVIADMADDIMVMYAGGAVERGTVEEVLRSPQHPYTWGLLNSMPRIDSDLAAPLAPIPGAPPSLLNPPSGCRFHPRCTFRGEVGGTRCVDELPLLPPGRGGACHLTAEQKRTIFIEQIKPRLR; encoded by the coding sequence GTGACCACTGTGACCAAGGAATCGGGCGTTCCCTCCCCGTCGGACGCGGGCGCCTTCCTCTCGGTGCGTGACCTGCACGTCCGCTTCAAGACGGAGGACGGGGTCGTCAAGGCCGTCGACGGCCTCTCCTTCGACCTCGAACGCGGGCAGACCCTCGGCATCGTGGGGGAGTCGGGCTCCGGCAAGTCGGTGACCAACCTGACCATCCTCGGACTGCACAACCCGATGTTCACCGAGATCGACGGCGAGATCGTGCTGGAGGGACAGGAGCTGATCACCGCCCGCGAGTCCGAGCTGGAGAAGCTGCGCGGCAACAAGGTCGCGATGATCTTCCAGGACCCGCTGACCGCCCTGTCCCCGTACTACACCGTGGGCCGGCAGATCGCCGAACCGTTCATGAAACACACTGGGGCCTCCAGGAAGACGGCCTGGGACCGTGCGGTGGAGATGCTCGGCAAGGTCGGCATTCCCCGGCCCAAGGACCGGGCGAAGGACTATCCGCACCAGTTCTCCGGCGGTATGCGGCAGCGCGCGATGATCGCGATGGCCCTGGTCTGCGACCCCGATCTGCTGATCGCGGACGAGCCGACGACCGCCCTCGACGTGACCGTGCAGGCCCAGATCCTCGACCTGCTCAAGGACCTCCAGCAGGAGTTCGGCTCGGCGATCATCTTCATCACCCACGACCTCGGCGTCATCGCCGACATGGCCGACGACATCATGGTGATGTACGCGGGCGGCGCCGTCGAACGGGGAACGGTCGAGGAGGTGCTGCGCTCGCCCCAGCACCCCTACACCTGGGGCCTGCTGAACTCGATGCCGCGGATCGACTCGGACCTCGCCGCACCCCTCGCGCCGATTCCGGGGGCACCGCCCTCGCTGCTGAACCCGCCGTCGGGCTGCCGTTTCCACCCCCGGTGCACCTTCCGGGGCGAGGTCGGCGGGACGCGTTGCGTGGACGAACTCCCGCTGCTGCCACCCGGGCGGGGCGGGGCCTGCCACCTCACGGCGGAGCAGAAGCGGACCATCTTCATCGAGCAGATCAAACCCCGGCTGCGGTAG
- a CDS encoding class I SAM-dependent methyltransferase translates to MADRSFSDTTLAGLYDALNPWGPSEDFYLGLVMSAQSVLDVGCGTGALLGRARGAGHPGRLCGLDPAAAMLVQARRRRPDVEWVLGDLRSQRWQGAFDLVVMTGHAFQVLVGDTELRTCLAGVREALADGGRFVFETRNPAARAWESWTPDRVREVPRVDGGAVRVRHEVEPPVTGDRVTFTETFTSPAWEHPRVSRSTLRFLAPDALTRFLAEAGLTVAEQYGDWGRAPLTPTSAEIITVAEIAP, encoded by the coding sequence ATGGCCGACCGCTCGTTCTCCGACACCACCCTCGCCGGACTGTACGACGCCCTCAACCCCTGGGGCCCGAGTGAGGACTTCTACCTGGGACTTGTGATGTCCGCGCAGAGCGTGCTGGACGTCGGCTGCGGCACCGGCGCCCTGCTCGGGCGGGCCCGCGGCGCGGGGCATCCAGGACGCCTGTGCGGGCTCGACCCCGCCGCGGCCATGCTCGTCCAGGCCCGCCGGCGCCGCCCCGACGTCGAGTGGGTGCTCGGCGACCTCCGCTCGCAGCGGTGGCAGGGCGCCTTCGACCTGGTCGTGATGACCGGGCATGCGTTTCAAGTGCTGGTCGGGGACACGGAATTGAGGACCTGTCTGGCCGGCGTGCGCGAAGCCCTCGCGGACGGCGGCCGGTTCGTCTTCGAGACCCGGAACCCGGCTGCCCGTGCCTGGGAGTCGTGGACCCCGGACCGGGTGCGTGAGGTCCCGCGGGTCGACGGCGGTGCCGTACGCGTCCGGCACGAGGTCGAACCGCCCGTCACCGGCGATCGCGTGACCTTCACCGAGACCTTCACCAGCCCCGCCTGGGAGCACCCCCGGGTCAGCCGGAGCACCCTGCGCTTCCTCGCACCCGACGCGCTCACCCGCTTCCTGGCGGAAGCCGGCCTGACGGTCGCCGAGCAGTACGGCGACTGGGGGCGGGCACCGCTCACCCCCACCAGCGCGGAGATCATCACCGTGGCCGAAATCGCCCCCTAG
- a CDS encoding helix-turn-helix domain-containing protein: MNRHRVTALLNPPQSPFELACAAEVFGTVRPQLPAHYDFRVCADHPGPLPTTVGYAMLVEDGLDALDEADTVVVPGWQPPGTPAPARVLAALRAAHRRGARIISICTGAFVLAQAGLLDGRAATTHWRRTGQLAAAFPEVRVEADVLYVDHGDVATSAGIGAGIDLCLHLVRSDHGAAYATEVARSMVLPPHREGSQLQYAVRPAPARTDESLAPLLEWATAHLDGRLTLDRLAERAGLSSRTLARRFAEQLGTSPGQWLLGRRIDAARVLLEQTDLPVETVATRVGLASAVNLRRRFRTAVGTTPGAYRQIFGGAQPEGGAGGAGGEGSSSIPERAIR, encoded by the coding sequence ATGAACCGGCACCGGGTGACGGCCCTGCTGAACCCACCGCAGTCACCCTTCGAACTGGCCTGCGCCGCCGAGGTCTTCGGCACGGTCCGCCCGCAGCTCCCGGCCCACTACGACTTCCGGGTCTGCGCCGACCACCCGGGGCCGCTGCCGACCACCGTCGGCTACGCGATGCTCGTCGAGGACGGCCTCGACGCGCTGGACGAGGCGGACACCGTCGTCGTACCGGGCTGGCAGCCGCCCGGCACTCCCGCGCCCGCCCGCGTCCTCGCGGCGCTGCGGGCCGCGCACCGGCGCGGCGCCAGAATCATCTCCATCTGCACGGGCGCGTTCGTCCTCGCCCAGGCGGGGCTGCTCGACGGCCGCGCCGCCACCACCCACTGGCGCCGCACGGGCCAACTCGCGGCCGCCTTCCCCGAGGTGCGGGTCGAGGCGGACGTGCTCTACGTCGACCACGGCGACGTGGCGACCAGCGCCGGCATCGGCGCCGGGATCGACCTGTGCCTGCACCTCGTACGCTCCGACCACGGCGCCGCGTACGCCACCGAGGTGGCCCGCAGCATGGTCCTGCCACCGCACCGCGAGGGCAGTCAGCTCCAGTACGCCGTGCGGCCCGCCCCGGCCCGCACGGACGAGTCGCTGGCACCGCTGCTGGAGTGGGCCACCGCCCACCTCGACGGCCGGCTGACCCTGGACCGGCTCGCCGAGCGCGCCGGGCTGTCGAGCCGGACGCTCGCCCGGCGCTTCGCCGAGCAGCTCGGCACCAGCCCCGGACAGTGGCTGCTGGGCCGACGCATCGACGCGGCACGCGTGTTGCTGGAGCAGACCGACCTGCCGGTGGAGACCGTCGCCACCCGGGTCGGCCTCGCCTCCGCCGTCAACCTGCGCCGCCGCTTTCGTACGGCCGTCGGCACCACACCCGGCGCGTACCGGCAGATATTCGGCGGGGCTCAGCCCGAGGGAGGAGCCGGCGGGGCAGGGGGAGAGGGCTCGTCGAGCATTCCGGAGCGGGCTATCAGATAG
- a CDS encoding ABC transporter ATP-binding protein — translation MQGDLTLPAPREGAADDPGEPLLVVEGLVKHFPVKGGFPIRRTVGAVQAVDGIDLTVNVGESFGLVGESGCGKSTTGRLITRLLEPTSGRITYRGQDISHASRKQLAPIRSEIQMIFQDPYSSLNPRQTVGKIIAGPMEINGIRPSGGREKRVRELLEIVGLNPEHYNRFPHEFSGGQRQRIGVARALALEPKLIVADEPVSALDVSIQAQVVNLLQQVQKDLGIAFLFIAHDLAVVRHFSQRVAVMYLGKVIEVGDRDSIYARPRHPYTHALLSAVPEVDLDGGGETRRERIRLAGDVPSPISPPSGCRFRTRCWKAQDKCAAEEPPLVRISGNRDGHLTACHFPEDPTTGAREEDIVLDPALVALEEGGAEG, via the coding sequence GTGCAGGGCGACCTCACCCTGCCCGCCCCGCGCGAGGGCGCCGCCGACGACCCGGGGGAGCCGTTGCTCGTGGTGGAAGGCCTCGTCAAGCACTTCCCGGTCAAGGGCGGCTTCCCGATCCGGCGGACCGTCGGCGCCGTGCAGGCCGTGGACGGCATCGACCTGACCGTGAACGTCGGCGAGAGCTTCGGCCTGGTCGGCGAGTCCGGCTGCGGCAAGTCGACGACCGGCCGGCTGATCACGCGCCTGCTGGAGCCGACGAGCGGCAGGATCACGTACCGCGGCCAGGACATCAGCCACGCCAGCCGCAAGCAGCTCGCGCCGATCCGGTCCGAGATCCAGATGATCTTCCAGGACCCGTACTCCTCGCTGAACCCCCGGCAGACCGTCGGCAAGATCATCGCGGGTCCGATGGAGATCAACGGGATCCGGCCGAGCGGCGGCCGGGAGAAGCGGGTCCGTGAGCTGCTGGAGATCGTCGGTCTCAACCCCGAGCACTACAACCGCTTCCCGCACGAGTTCTCCGGCGGCCAGCGCCAGCGCATCGGTGTGGCCCGGGCGCTGGCCCTGGAGCCGAAGCTGATCGTCGCCGACGAGCCGGTCTCCGCGCTCGACGTGTCGATCCAGGCCCAGGTGGTCAACCTCCTCCAGCAGGTGCAGAAGGACCTGGGGATCGCGTTCCTGTTCATCGCCCACGACCTGGCCGTCGTACGGCACTTCTCGCAGCGCGTCGCCGTGATGTACCTCGGCAAGGTGATCGAGGTCGGCGACCGCGACTCGATCTACGCGCGCCCCCGCCACCCCTATACGCACGCGCTGCTCTCCGCGGTCCCCGAGGTCGACCTGGACGGCGGCGGCGAGACGCGGCGCGAACGGATCCGGCTGGCCGGCGATGTGCCGTCCCCCATCTCCCCGCCGTCCGGCTGCCGTTTCCGCACGCGCTGCTGGAAGGCGCAGGACAAGTGCGCGGCCGAGGAGCCGCCGCTGGTCCGGATCTCCGGCAACCGCGACGGCCACCTGACGGCCTGCCACTTCCCGGAGGACCCGACGACCGGCGCCCGCGAGGAGGACATCGTGCTCGACCCGGCCCTGGTGGCACTGGAGGAGGGCGGCGCGGAGGGCTGA
- a CDS encoding cupin domain-containing protein: MSNITDTGKYAVQVAEVPPEEVTPGIVRRPLPKTDNARGWLIDFAPGTEWPEVDVHASEERYYVLNGEVIEGEERHGPGSYVVFAPGSSHRPRSDIGATILGWTDLPGA; this comes from the coding sequence ATGAGCAACATCACCGACACCGGGAAGTACGCCGTCCAGGTCGCCGAGGTGCCGCCGGAGGAAGTGACGCCCGGGATCGTGCGCCGTCCGCTGCCGAAGACCGACAACGCCCGCGGCTGGCTGATCGACTTCGCCCCCGGGACCGAGTGGCCGGAAGTCGACGTCCACGCCTCCGAGGAGCGCTACTACGTCCTGAACGGGGAGGTCATCGAGGGCGAGGAACGCCACGGCCCCGGCAGCTACGTCGTGTTCGCCCCGGGCAGCAGCCATCGCCCCCGCAGCGACATCGGCGCCACGATCCTGGGCTGGACGGACCTGCCGGGGGCATGA
- a CDS encoding ABC transporter substrate-binding protein has translation MSRGGRHAYAAISVLAAGALVLTGCSKGGSDSGNNDKKDKENAQRQQASIKFGDAKDSTGPAAAVPGAKTGGTMEVLQRDSYAHLDPAQIYVSDEGSVATLLHRGLTGYKATSNDGSKHEVVGDLATDSGTTTDGGKTWKYTLKDGIKFQDGTAITSKDVRHSVERLFAPFINQGPPYLQQWLADTPGADYRKLLKDGPYKGKHLPDSVLETPDAKTVVFHFKTAHPDLPYALAMAGYAVVSQKGDTKEKYDRAPVAAGPYKIQSFKSGKSMVLVKNTSWDPKTDPIRHQYVDRFNFTFNQQYETSTKTLLADSGADQAGVSFNNQVDAGNLSKVLSDPKMKSRTVGGFQPYVGQMNINMSHPALKDKKIREAIAYALPITPFVRAYGGTDAMQVAGGLISPTVSGYDASFDPFGKIKKPAGDPVKAKALLKEAGKVGMKLTFGYINTPEGQQYSTAMAAGLKKAGFNVQRQEIPAETYYDQVSKLDNNYDIFHTAWGADWPSASTVIPPVFDGRAIADGAQNYSQVNDPHVNSEIDRVNKITDPVKSAAGWEKIDQYLVKEVVNVVPTAYYKQIQIAGSKVGGLAYDDVIGGIDPRRLFVK, from the coding sequence ATGAGTAGGGGCGGACGCCACGCATATGCCGCAATCTCAGTGCTCGCGGCCGGAGCTCTCGTGCTCACCGGTTGCAGCAAGGGCGGCAGCGACAGCGGCAACAACGACAAGAAGGACAAGGAGAACGCCCAGCGGCAGCAGGCGTCGATCAAGTTCGGCGACGCGAAGGACTCCACGGGTCCCGCGGCCGCCGTACCGGGCGCCAAGACCGGCGGCACGATGGAGGTCCTGCAACGTGACAGCTACGCCCACCTCGACCCGGCCCAGATCTACGTCTCCGACGAGGGCTCCGTCGCCACGCTGCTCCACCGCGGCCTGACCGGCTACAAGGCCACCAGCAACGACGGCAGCAAGCACGAGGTGGTCGGCGACCTCGCCACCGACTCCGGTACGACCACGGACGGCGGCAAGACCTGGAAGTACACGCTCAAGGACGGCATCAAGTTCCAGGACGGCACGGCGATCACCTCCAAGGACGTCCGCCATTCCGTCGAACGCCTCTTCGCGCCCTTCATCAACCAGGGGCCGCCCTACCTCCAGCAGTGGCTCGCCGACACCCCGGGTGCCGACTACCGCAAGCTGCTCAAGGACGGCCCGTACAAGGGCAAGCACCTGCCGGACAGTGTCCTGGAGACACCGGACGCGAAGACCGTCGTCTTCCACTTCAAGACGGCGCACCCCGACCTGCCGTACGCCCTCGCCATGGCGGGCTACGCGGTCGTGTCCCAGAAGGGCGACACCAAGGAGAAGTACGACAGGGCGCCCGTGGCGGCCGGCCCGTACAAGATCCAGTCGTTCAAGTCCGGCAAGTCGATGGTGCTGGTGAAGAACACCAGCTGGGACCCGAAGACGGACCCGATCCGCCACCAGTACGTGGACCGGTTCAACTTCACGTTCAACCAGCAGTACGAGACGTCCACCAAGACGCTCCTCGCCGACAGCGGCGCCGACCAGGCCGGCGTCAGCTTCAACAACCAGGTCGACGCGGGCAACCTCTCCAAGGTCCTCAGCGACCCGAAGATGAAGTCCCGTACGGTCGGCGGCTTCCAGCCCTACGTCGGCCAGATGAACATCAACATGAGCCACCCGGCCCTCAAGGACAAGAAGATCCGCGAGGCCATCGCCTACGCCCTGCCGATCACACCGTTCGTCCGGGCCTACGGCGGCACCGACGCGATGCAGGTCGCCGGCGGTCTGATCAGCCCGACCGTGAGCGGCTACGACGCCTCCTTCGACCCGTTCGGCAAGATCAAGAAACCGGCGGGTGACCCGGTCAAGGCCAAGGCGCTGCTGAAGGAGGCCGGCAAGGTCGGCATGAAGCTGACCTTCGGCTACATCAACACGCCCGAGGGCCAGCAGTACTCCACCGCCATGGCGGCCGGCCTGAAGAAGGCCGGCTTCAACGTCCAGCGCCAGGAGATCCCGGCCGAGACGTACTACGACCAGGTCAGCAAGCTCGACAACAACTACGACATCTTCCACACCGCGTGGGGTGCCGACTGGCCGTCCGCCTCGACCGTGATCCCGCCGGTGTTCGACGGCCGCGCGATCGCCGACGGTGCGCAGAACTACTCGCAGGTCAACGACCCCCACGTCAACAGCGAGATCGACCGCGTCAACAAGATCACCGACCCGGTGAAGTCCGCGGCCGGGTGGGAGAAGATCGACCAGTACCTGGTCAAGGAAGTAGTGAACGTCGTCCCGACCGCCTACTACAAGCAGATCCAGATCGCCGGCTCGAAGGTCGGCGGCCTGGCCTACGACGACGTGATCGGCGGCATCGACCCGCGACGCCTGTTCGTCAAGTAA